A stretch of the Dyella sp. 2HG41-7 genome encodes the following:
- a CDS encoding glycosyl hydrolase family 39 — MSRSISLRRIAFSLTLATSLALGAAYAATPSASDTVAIKVDAKAAGTSFPHFWEQMFGSGRAVLALRDDYRKDIQDVHAATGFSFVRFHGIFDRDVGVAQRDADGHITYNFSYVDQIYDGLLERGVKPFVELGFMPPELSSDPSKQHDFWYHPNVMPPKSYDEWDAMVRAFTEHLIARYGIDEVSSWYFEVWNEPNLTFWGGRPEQPTYFELYDHTARTLKAISPRLRVGGPATAQAAWVPDFLKHVHDAKVPADFVSTHVYGDDTAQNVFKTNENIPRADMVCRAVDTVHRQIKASPYPKMPLIFSEYNASYANLPNVTDSVYMGPWMANTIRECAGKVDIMSYWSFSDVFDEQGVVRTPFYGGFGLVAADRIEKPAFNAFAMLHRLGDTRLPVASDSALATRRTDGTVVLALWNYAPPVGDTAAYTKGEPKGSTKHFDIDVSHLSAAAKATVWREDEQHGNAVATFDSMGRPDFPSREQIVQLRAAGKMAASESMDVQDGHLRIDIPPQGLVVLELH, encoded by the coding sequence ATGTCCCGCTCGATCTCGTTACGCCGCATCGCATTCAGCCTGACGCTCGCCACGTCGCTCGCCTTGGGCGCCGCTTACGCCGCGACACCGTCAGCCTCCGACACGGTAGCGATCAAGGTGGACGCGAAAGCGGCCGGGACATCGTTTCCCCATTTCTGGGAGCAGATGTTCGGTTCGGGACGCGCAGTGCTCGCATTGCGCGACGACTACCGCAAAGACATTCAAGACGTGCATGCGGCCACAGGTTTTAGTTTTGTGCGCTTTCACGGCATCTTCGATCGCGACGTCGGCGTGGCGCAGCGTGATGCGGACGGTCATATCACGTACAACTTTTCGTACGTCGATCAGATCTACGACGGCCTGCTGGAGCGCGGCGTAAAACCGTTTGTCGAACTCGGCTTTATGCCGCCGGAATTGAGTTCGGATCCTTCCAAGCAGCACGACTTCTGGTATCACCCGAATGTGATGCCGCCCAAGAGCTACGATGAGTGGGATGCGATGGTGCGCGCGTTCACCGAGCATTTGATCGCGCGCTACGGCATCGACGAAGTGTCGTCGTGGTATTTCGAGGTGTGGAACGAACCCAACCTCACTTTCTGGGGCGGTCGGCCGGAGCAACCTACGTATTTCGAGCTGTATGACCACACCGCGCGTACGTTGAAAGCGATCAGCCCGCGCCTGCGCGTGGGCGGACCTGCGACGGCGCAAGCGGCATGGGTACCGGACTTCCTCAAGCACGTGCACGATGCGAAGGTGCCGGCGGATTTCGTGAGCACGCATGTCTACGGCGACGACACCGCGCAAAACGTATTCAAGACGAACGAGAACATTCCGCGCGCCGACATGGTGTGCCGCGCGGTGGATACCGTGCATCGTCAAATCAAGGCGTCGCCGTATCCGAAGATGCCGTTGATCTTTAGCGAGTACAACGCGTCTTACGCCAACCTGCCCAACGTCACCGACTCGGTGTACATGGGCCCGTGGATGGCGAACACGATTCGCGAATGCGCCGGCAAGGTCGACATCATGAGCTATTGGTCGTTCTCCGATGTCTTCGACGAGCAAGGCGTGGTGCGCACGCCGTTCTACGGCGGCTTCGGCTTGGTTGCGGCCGATCGCATCGAGAAACCCGCCTTTAATGCGTTTGCGATGCTGCACCGTTTGGGCGATACGCGCTTGCCCGTCGCTTCCGATAGCGCCTTGGCGACGCGTCGCACGGACGGTACGGTGGTGCTTGCGCTGTGGAATTACGCGCCACCCGTCGGCGACACCGCTGCGTATACCAAGGGCGAACCGAAGGGTTCCACCAAGCATTTCGATATCGACGTATCGCATCTGAGTGCGGCAGCCAAAGCCACGGTTTGGCGCGAGGACGAGCAGCACGGCAACGCTGTGGCGACGTTCGACAGCATGGGGCGTCCGGATTTCCCTAGTCGTGAACAGATCGTGCAATTGCGTGCTGCAGGCAAAATGGCCGCGTCCGAATCGATGGATGTGCAAGACGGTCATTTGCGTATCGACATTCCGCCGCAGGGCTTGGTAGTGCTCGAACTGCATTGA
- a CDS encoding RNA polymerase sigma factor — protein sequence MTATDIHRTIEAVWRIESARLIAGLARMVRDVGLAEELAQDALVTALERWPESGVPDNPGAWLMTAAKHRAIDQLRRKKLIERKHEALAHESEFEPANARSDIETMLDDDIGDDLLRLIFTACHPVLSAEARAALTLRLLGGLTTDEIARAFLVPEPTISQRIVRAKRTLSDKQIPFEVPRGEERDERLASVLEVIYLIFNEGYAATSGDDWIRPELCNEAMRLGRVLAGLAPLESEVLGLMALMEIQASRLHARTTATGEPILLPDQDRSRWDPLLIRRGLAALERIEKLGSARGPYALQAAIAACHARARSVETTDWTRIATLYAALAQVMPSPVVELNRAVAVAMAAGPEAGLALVDALANEPQLRHYHLLPSVRGDLLSRLQRHAEAREEFERAASLARNTRERHLLQQRAAASADAARAGT from the coding sequence ATGACGGCCACCGACATCCATCGCACGATCGAAGCGGTATGGCGTATCGAATCGGCGCGGCTTATCGCCGGTCTCGCGCGCATGGTGCGCGACGTGGGCCTGGCGGAAGAACTGGCGCAGGATGCGCTGGTCACCGCGCTGGAGCGCTGGCCGGAAAGCGGCGTGCCGGACAATCCCGGCGCGTGGCTGATGACCGCCGCCAAGCATCGCGCCATCGATCAGCTTCGCCGCAAGAAACTCATCGAACGCAAGCATGAAGCCCTCGCCCACGAATCGGAATTCGAACCTGCGAATGCACGGTCGGACATCGAAACCATGCTTGACGACGATATTGGCGACGACCTGCTGCGGCTGATCTTCACCGCATGCCACCCCGTACTTTCCGCCGAAGCGCGCGCGGCGCTTACGCTGCGTCTGCTCGGCGGCTTGACCACCGACGAAATTGCGCGCGCGTTTCTCGTGCCCGAACCCACCATTTCGCAACGCATCGTGCGCGCCAAACGCACGTTGTCGGATAAACAGATCCCGTTCGAAGTACCGCGTGGCGAAGAGCGCGACGAACGTCTTGCCTCCGTGTTGGAAGTGATCTATCTCATTTTCAACGAAGGCTACGCGGCGACGTCGGGCGACGATTGGATTCGTCCCGAACTGTGCAACGAAGCGATGCGCCTGGGCCGCGTGCTCGCCGGTCTCGCGCCACTGGAATCGGAAGTGCTGGGCTTGATGGCGTTGATGGAAATTCAAGCATCACGCCTGCATGCACGCACGACGGCGACGGGCGAACCGATTCTATTGCCGGATCAAGATCGCAGCCGCTGGGACCCGTTGCTGATCCGCCGCGGACTTGCCGCTTTGGAACGCATCGAAAAACTCGGCAGCGCGCGCGGCCCTTATGCGTTGCAAGCCGCCATTGCCGCGTGCCATGCGCGCGCGCGCAGCGTCGAGACCACCGATTGGACGCGCATCGCCACGCTGTATGCGGCGCTCGCGCAAGTAATGCCTTCGCCCGTAGTGGAACTCAATCGCGCCGTCGCCGTGGCGATGGCGGCCGGCCCTGAAGCGGGATTGGCCTTGGTCGATGCCCTTGCGAACGAACCGCAACTGCGCCACTACCATCTGCTGCCGAGCGTGCGCGGCGATTTGCTCAGCCGCCTGCAACGCCATGCCGAAGCGCGCGAGGAATTCGAACGCGCCGCGTCGCTGGCGCGCAACACGCGCGAACGGCATCTCTTGCAACAACGTGCGGCGGCGAGCGCCGACGCAGCGCGCGCCGGCACTTAA
- a CDS encoding MFS transporter, with protein sequence MNRKPSLSFWQIWNMCFGFLGIQFAFALQNANVSRIFQTLGASVADIPVLWIAAPLTGLIVQPLIGYASDRTWGRLGRRRPYFLAGAVLTTMALLWMPNSAALWIAATLLWVMDASINVSMEPFRAFVGDQLPTTQRPLGYAMQSFFIGLGAVVASLLPYLLAHWGVNNVAAPGGVPDTVRDSFYVGGAVLLGSVVWTVISTKEYPPEQLRVFAEEPATTPAEIQWPRVIGYGLLWLVVGLVGVWFVHAYRLEKELYLLAGGVSAFGLCLLLRSVVRIEGVFKQVMTDLLTMPDAMRRLAWVQLFSWFALFAMWIYTTAGVAQVHFGSSDPNSAAYNTGANWVGVLFAAYNGFAALAALVIPLMVRRWGLRVSHLINLWLGGAGLVSFLLIRDPDWLLLPMVGVGFAWASILSLPYALLSDNLPAEKMGVYMGIFNFFIVIPQLLAASVLGFLLRVFFHGQPIYALVLGGASLVVAGFSVLGVNEPASKTAVG encoded by the coding sequence ATGAATCGCAAACCGAGCCTGTCGTTTTGGCAAATCTGGAACATGTGCTTCGGCTTTCTGGGGATCCAGTTCGCCTTCGCTTTGCAGAACGCCAATGTCAGTCGCATCTTCCAAACGCTGGGTGCGAGCGTGGCGGATATTCCGGTGCTGTGGATCGCCGCGCCGCTTACGGGTTTGATCGTGCAACCGCTGATTGGCTACGCCTCCGATCGCACATGGGGGCGCCTGGGACGTCGTCGTCCTTACTTCCTCGCGGGCGCCGTGCTTACCACGATGGCGTTGTTGTGGATGCCGAATTCCGCCGCGTTGTGGATTGCGGCGACCTTGTTGTGGGTGATGGATGCGTCGATCAATGTGTCGATGGAACCGTTTCGCGCCTTCGTCGGCGATCAATTGCCGACGACGCAGCGCCCGCTGGGTTACGCGATGCAGAGTTTCTTTATCGGCCTCGGCGCAGTGGTTGCGTCGTTGCTGCCGTATCTGCTTGCGCATTGGGGCGTGAACAATGTCGCGGCGCCGGGCGGCGTGCCAGATACGGTGCGCGATTCATTCTATGTGGGCGGCGCGGTGTTGTTGGGATCGGTGGTGTGGACGGTGATCTCCACCAAGGAATATCCCCCCGAACAACTGCGCGTATTCGCTGAAGAACCGGCAACGACGCCGGCAGAAATCCAATGGCCGCGCGTCATCGGCTACGGGTTGTTATGGCTTGTCGTCGGATTGGTCGGCGTTTGGTTTGTGCATGCGTATCGCCTGGAGAAAGAGCTGTATTTGCTCGCGGGTGGTGTGTCTGCGTTCGGTCTGTGCCTGTTGTTGCGGAGCGTCGTTCGCATCGAGGGCGTGTTTAAGCAGGTCATGACGGACTTGCTCACCATGCCCGATGCAATGCGTCGTTTGGCGTGGGTGCAATTGTTTTCCTGGTTCGCGTTGTTCGCGATGTGGATCTACACCACTGCAGGCGTCGCGCAGGTGCATTTCGGCAGTAGCGACCCCAATTCGGCGGCTTACAACACCGGTGCGAACTGGGTGGGTGTCCTGTTCGCGGCTTACAACGGTTTCGCGGCGCTCGCCGCGCTGGTGATTCCGCTGATGGTGCGTCGCTGGGGTTTGCGCGTCAGTCACTTGATCAATCTGTGGCTTGGCGGCGCGGGGCTAGTGTCGTTTCTGCTGATTCGCGATCCGGATTGGTTGCTGCTGCCGATGGTGGGCGTAGGCTTCGCGTGGGCGTCCATTCTGTCGCTGCCGTACGCCTTGCTATCGGACAACCTGCCGGCGGAGAAGATGGGCGTTTATATGGGCATCTTCAATTTCTTTATCGTGATTCCGCAATTGCTCGCGGCGAGCGTGCTGGGCTTTTTGTTGCGCGTGTTTTTTCACGGGCAGCCGATTTATGCGCTGGTGCTCGGTGGCGCCAGTTTGGTGGTGGCGGGTTTCAGCGTGCTAGGTGTGAACGAGCCGGCGTCGAAAACAGCGGTCGGTTAA
- a CDS encoding YciI family protein has protein sequence MMRFMMLMLPAGHCDAAPDALPSADAVEKMMRFNKALQEAGVLLALDGLHPPSAGVRVSSVDGKVKVVDGPFSEAKEVVGGYWMIDVSSREEAIAWASRCPLAVGDTIEIRQVFEMSDFPPETRKAAEGFDDPRHVAS, from the coding sequence ATGATGCGCTTCATGATGCTGATGTTGCCCGCCGGTCATTGCGACGCCGCGCCCGACGCGCTGCCAAGCGCCGACGCCGTGGAAAAAATGATGCGATTCAACAAAGCGCTGCAAGAAGCCGGTGTGCTGCTTGCGCTGGATGGATTGCATCCGCCGTCGGCCGGCGTGCGCGTCAGTTCGGTCGATGGCAAGGTGAAAGTGGTCGATGGGCCGTTCTCGGAAGCCAAAGAAGTGGTCGGCGGCTATTGGATGATCGACGTGAGCTCGCGCGAGGAAGCCATCGCATGGGCGTCGCGTTGTCCGCTTGCGGTGGGCGATACGATCGAAATCCGGCAAGTTTTCGAGATGTCGGATTTTCCACCGGAAACGCGCAAGGCCGCCGAAGGCTTTGACGATCCACGTCATGTGGCCAGCTAA
- a CDS encoding trehalase family glycosidase, which translates to MLSVVMMAALAAGTQGDAWRNQIAWRGEQAHMTGTKDGRFTLTGPFGTRDIGAQRMRVDTASPMFDGLFAMAQDELTQDSVTAIRDGAFDHGQPIPCTCFETGAKWPYVWTRDLSYAVDLGVWKIDPLRARNGLNFKLSDVRDASQKQGLYVMQDTGSGGSWPISTDRVVWFLGAHHLLDDKHFAGDVYRALNDTLAQDRQYTFDPDKGLYRGETSFLDWREQTYPAWTADNVVFIAQSFALSTNVLHYQALQLAAHLSASHGDAANAKRYEEQAAALKKAINAHFWRADRGMYMSYIGGNGAPFDTYDLLGTALAVTSGVAEGDRARKALENYPTWPAGSPVIWPERADQPVYHNRAIWPFVSAYALRAARAINDPARIAHELRSIMRGAAMAGSNMENYELATQAIHVDEGKLSGPVVDSPRQLWSVAAYLDMVDEGVFGLTEDGRIEPKIPTSLAPMLFGESDSISLHLTDRTITLRRPRSMRGDLLVADRVAQHGHDVVVTLKAIDAPSAKLRTDAPLYAPAAPSAPTITRDDKGWRVRTDGKVDLYADGQRVGNVEGDTYISQGAKPPCVSATRVGEQGIESLHSPTVCGGEPTAIGDGWPRSWTAPTAGRYRVSLRYENNHGTIETGVTAAVKMLVMRCGNDEPQRTPIVMPHSVGEQSSTYGVISVKAGAECRFDLEHGFNMSDLSHFAHFTGGKGGIDGPLNDARIGELIITPTTGTP; encoded by the coding sequence ATGCTGAGCGTAGTGATGATGGCCGCGTTGGCTGCCGGGACCCAAGGAGACGCGTGGCGCAATCAAATCGCGTGGCGCGGCGAGCAAGCGCATATGACCGGCACGAAAGACGGCCGCTTCACCTTGACCGGTCCGTTCGGTACGCGCGATATCGGCGCGCAACGCATGCGCGTCGACACGGCGAGCCCGATGTTCGACGGTTTGTTCGCTATGGCGCAAGACGAACTGACGCAAGATTCGGTCACCGCCATCCGCGACGGCGCGTTCGATCACGGGCAGCCGATTCCGTGCACATGTTTTGAGACTGGCGCGAAATGGCCGTACGTGTGGACGCGCGATCTGTCTTATGCGGTCGACCTGGGTGTGTGGAAAATCGATCCGTTGCGCGCTCGCAACGGTTTGAACTTCAAGTTGTCGGACGTACGCGACGCATCGCAGAAGCAAGGTTTGTACGTGATGCAGGACACCGGTTCGGGCGGCAGCTGGCCGATCAGCACCGATCGTGTGGTCTGGTTTCTCGGCGCGCACCATCTGCTCGACGATAAGCATTTTGCCGGCGACGTCTATCGCGCCTTGAACGATACGCTCGCGCAGGATCGTCAATACACATTCGATCCGGACAAGGGCTTGTATCGCGGCGAAACCTCTTTCCTCGACTGGCGTGAACAAACCTATCCCGCGTGGACGGCGGACAACGTGGTGTTTATCGCGCAATCGTTCGCGCTATCCACCAACGTGTTGCATTACCAAGCGCTGCAACTAGCCGCGCATCTTTCCGCATCGCACGGTGATGCGGCTAACGCTAAGCGTTACGAGGAACAGGCCGCCGCGCTCAAGAAAGCGATCAACGCGCATTTCTGGCGCGCGGACCGCGGCATGTACATGAGTTACATCGGCGGCAACGGCGCACCATTCGATACCTACGATTTGCTCGGCACGGCGCTGGCCGTCACGAGCGGCGTCGCGGAAGGCGATCGCGCACGCAAGGCGCTGGAAAACTATCCCACATGGCCCGCAGGCAGTCCGGTGATCTGGCCGGAGCGCGCCGATCAGCCGGTTTATCACAATCGTGCGATCTGGCCGTTCGTAAGCGCGTATGCGCTGCGCGCCGCGCGCGCGATCAACGATCCGGCTCGCATCGCGCACGAGCTCCGCTCGATCATGCGCGGCGCGGCGATGGCCGGGTCTAATATGGAAAACTACGAGCTTGCGACGCAAGCGATCCATGTCGACGAAGGCAAGCTCAGCGGTCCGGTGGTGGATTCGCCGCGTCAGCTGTGGTCGGTGGCGGCTTATCTGGATATGGTCGACGAAGGTGTTTTCGGTCTTACGGAAGATGGACGCATCGAGCCCAAGATTCCAACGTCGCTGGCGCCGATGCTGTTCGGCGAGAGCGACAGCATCAGCCTGCATTTGACCGATCGCACGATCACACTGCGTCGGCCGCGCAGCATGCGTGGCGATCTGCTCGTCGCGGATCGCGTCGCGCAGCATGGCCACGACGTCGTGGTGACGCTGAAGGCCATCGACGCGCCCTCCGCCAAGCTACGCACGGATGCGCCGCTTTACGCCCCCGCTGCGCCCTCCGCGCCGACGATCACGCGCGACGACAAAGGCTGGCGCGTCCGGACCGATGGCAAGGTTGATCTCTACGCGGACGGTCAACGTGTCGGCAACGTCGAGGGCGACACCTATATCTCCCAGGGCGCAAAACCGCCGTGCGTCAGCGCGACGCGCGTGGGCGAGCAGGGCATCGAATCTTTGCATAGCCCGACTGTCTGCGGTGGTGAACCGACGGCGATCGGTGACGGTTGGCCGCGCTCGTGGACCGCGCCGACGGCGGGACGTTATCGCGTGTCGCTGCGATACGAAAACAATCACGGCACGATCGAGACGGGCGTGACGGCAGCCGTCAAAATGCTGGTCATGCGTTGCGGCAACGATGAGCCGCAGCGCACGCCTATAGTGATGCCGCACAGCGTGGGCGAGCAGTCGTCCACGTATGGCGTGATTTCGGTGAAAGCCGGCGCCGAGTGCCGCTTCGATTTGGAGCACGGTTTCAATATGAGCGATCTCAGCCATTTTGCGCACTTTACGGGCGGCAAAGGCGGCATCGACGGACCGCTCAACGACGCGCGCATCGGCGAATTGATCATCACGCCTACGACAGGTACGCCATGA